One Gordonia mangrovi genomic region harbors:
- a CDS encoding nuclear transport factor 2 family protein: MNDAEIQDVVARLDRLEARDAVRAVKAHYMQWADEKRRLGMGELFWEDAVWEELDLSGETIPGCRWEGRDAIADMFDHSPDRLWFTVHYLTNEAITVTGDTAVGRWKLLEPCTIRDEMAVWQGGHYVDDFERRDGEWKISHLRLTLDFQTPYDDGWLRRRHLSDAVAVQS; encoded by the coding sequence ATGAATGATGCCGAAATCCAGGATGTGGTGGCACGCCTGGACCGGTTGGAGGCGCGCGACGCCGTCCGAGCGGTCAAGGCCCACTACATGCAATGGGCGGACGAGAAGAGGCGACTCGGCATGGGCGAGTTGTTCTGGGAGGACGCGGTCTGGGAGGAACTCGACCTCTCGGGCGAGACCATCCCCGGATGCCGCTGGGAAGGACGCGACGCGATCGCCGACATGTTCGACCACAGCCCCGACCGTCTGTGGTTCACCGTCCACTACCTGACCAACGAGGCGATCACCGTCACCGGGGATACCGCGGTGGGACGGTGGAAGTTATTGGAGCCGTGCACGATCCGCGACGAAATGGCCGTCTGGCAGGGCGGCCACTATGTGGACGACTTCGAACGTCGCGACGGTGAGTGGAAGATCTCCCACCTGCGATTGACCCTCGATTTCCAGACCCCGTACGACGACGGGTGGCTGCGACGCCGCCACCTGTCCGATGCCGTGGCGGTGCAGTCATGA
- a CDS encoding ABC transporter substrate-binding protein, producing MLAACGSDSEAGADGAVTVVTGWVVQPEFAQVYAAEALGYYDDAGLDVTIQAGGPEVNAEQLVGANSAQFGVDAGSNVLTSNDIGTDLVSLTQLEQESSLRLLSWAEDNLDTPESWEGKRIGIWSSVNSLYASLAKHGLDRDTDVTLVEQGFDVSQFLNGDVDLASAYAYNEPGQLVQAGVPLEDIAIYNYASDDTETLGLQVFGNGDFVRENPELAADFVAATLRGQIHCRDNPQECVSFVADAGSSMDSDFMLWQMNEMNKSIWSSDLPLGTLDQAAFQQTSDVLSETGVIESAPDLDELMRTDVYDDAVTRVGDVDLTSATFEPLPNVSP from the coding sequence GTGCTGGCCGCCTGTGGCAGCGACTCGGAGGCCGGCGCCGACGGTGCGGTCACCGTCGTGACCGGGTGGGTGGTCCAGCCCGAATTCGCTCAGGTCTACGCTGCGGAGGCGCTGGGTTACTACGATGATGCCGGCCTGGACGTGACGATCCAGGCTGGTGGACCGGAAGTGAACGCCGAGCAACTCGTTGGCGCGAATTCGGCCCAGTTCGGTGTGGACGCGGGCAGCAACGTCCTGACGTCCAACGACATCGGGACGGACCTGGTCTCGCTGACGCAGCTGGAGCAGGAGTCGTCACTTCGTTTGCTGTCGTGGGCGGAAGACAACCTGGATACGCCGGAATCGTGGGAAGGCAAGCGAATCGGCATCTGGTCGTCGGTGAACTCGCTGTATGCCTCGCTTGCCAAGCACGGGCTGGACAGGGACACCGACGTCACGCTCGTCGAACAAGGCTTCGATGTCTCGCAGTTCCTCAACGGAGACGTCGATCTGGCCTCGGCATACGCGTACAACGAGCCAGGCCAACTCGTCCAGGCCGGCGTCCCGCTCGAAGACATCGCCATTTACAACTACGCCAGCGACGACACCGAGACGCTGGGGCTGCAGGTCTTCGGCAACGGTGACTTCGTACGCGAGAACCCGGAACTGGCCGCCGACTTCGTGGCCGCCACACTTCGTGGCCAGATTCACTGCCGCGACAACCCCCAAGAGTGCGTGAGCTTCGTGGCCGATGCGGGATCCAGCATGGACAGCGACTTCATGCTGTGGCAGATGAACGAGATGAACAAGTCGATCTGGAGCTCCGATCTGCCTCTGGGAACACTCGATCAGGCTGCATTCCAGCAGACCTCGGACGTGCTGAGCGAGACCGGTGTGATCGAGTCCGCGCCGGATCTCGATGAGCTGATGCGCACCGATGTGTACGACGACGCGGTCACCAGGGTCGGCGACGTCGACCTCACCAGCGCCACCTTCGAACCACTTCCGAACGTCAGCCCCTAG
- a CDS encoding SGNH/GDSL hydrolase family protein — MPKVVKRIWDSAPLWAWIVMGVCVIVLAVGLIVSSNRTAPTSSPAAQSLPATSTAMQTPATVAFVDDARANPETPKTLVLLGDSTGADQNGWAPALGESVSQTLGRPVATRYWNPATDSYGEMVGLGDGPNGPVGFWNASASGKDADYTLDNLDTMIAPDVTPDLIMLNFGHTQDTSAPLAPQLQPLITELRQRYPDADLVAIKQSPAQGADADAQLEGFAAAMDAEGIQVIDVNSAFPTDTTQLSALLRDGVNPNADGQQLWTKTVLAAYGLPEAQ; from the coding sequence ATGCCGAAAGTTGTGAAGCGGATCTGGGATTCGGCGCCCCTGTGGGCGTGGATCGTCATGGGCGTGTGCGTGATCGTGCTGGCGGTCGGGCTGATCGTGTCGTCGAACCGCACCGCGCCGACGTCGTCACCGGCGGCGCAGTCGCTACCCGCCACGAGCACCGCGATGCAGACCCCCGCGACCGTCGCGTTCGTCGATGATGCCCGGGCCAATCCGGAGACCCCGAAGACCCTGGTGTTGCTCGGTGACTCGACGGGCGCCGACCAGAACGGATGGGCGCCCGCACTCGGCGAGTCGGTCAGCCAGACGCTCGGCCGCCCGGTGGCCACCAGGTACTGGAACCCCGCCACCGACAGCTACGGCGAGATGGTGGGCCTGGGCGACGGCCCGAACGGCCCGGTCGGATTCTGGAACGCCAGCGCCTCGGGCAAAGACGCCGACTACACGCTGGACAACCTGGACACGATGATCGCGCCCGATGTGACGCCGGATCTGATCATGCTCAACTTCGGCCACACCCAGGACACCAGCGCGCCGCTCGCTCCGCAGCTGCAACCGCTGATCACCGAATTGCGCCAGCGCTACCCCGACGCCGACCTGGTGGCCATCAAGCAGAGCCCCGCGCAAGGAGCGGATGCCGACGCACAGCTCGAGGGCTTCGCGGCCGCCATGGACGCCGAGGGCATCCAGGTGATCGACGTGAACTCCGCCTTCCCCACCGACACCACCCAACTGTCGGCGCTGCTGCGGGACGGGGTGAACCCGAACGCCGACGGCCAGCAGCTGTGGACCAAGACGGTGCTGGCGGCCTACGGGCTGCCCGAAGCGCAGTAG
- a CDS encoding HNH endonuclease signature motif containing protein has translation MQQLYAQLHDLLDRIDAVDTTRAPQDAILDVAEQHERAYRRMSLMGHRRMMDCNDRGVAGQLGYRHIGEMMAHHLRIPDHRRRMNHMRALAQFRSLQGELTPPRYAALAAVVAEGAAAPAHVDAVLKVLKKIPRSVPLDVAEKAETMMAEFARTLTPKQILTAGAGLLGRIDPDGTLADERDRARRRSVLIGDQDDQSMSEIEGALTPKARAMLDVILAKMAAPGMNNPDDSDSPRGATLDADIDKLKEAAGRDHRSTGQRNHDALEALFQLVLDGGVLGKSHRGLPPHIIVKVNEADLRDRAGFGHTATGTQLPMADIIEMAAEAQFHLAVFKDHTAEPLYLGTAKRFASRAQRLMHFAQDGGGGCSKPGCSNPSAIIEIHHADKDWADGGTTDIDKTAPACPPHNRMVGPKPGQWTTRIIRKGRDAGRAGWSLNPLDGSPPGPPQVNRVHEVGELFEHYLRTGTISEDPQAAEPEPPVAAAAVQRQPIPPARAAARARRRKRKRRRTSHQARRRLLARVR, from the coding sequence GTGCAGCAGCTGTATGCGCAGCTGCACGACCTGCTGGACCGCATCGACGCCGTCGACACCACCCGCGCTCCGCAGGATGCGATCCTCGATGTCGCCGAACAGCACGAGCGTGCCTATCGTCGGATGAGTCTGATGGGGCATCGCCGGATGATGGACTGCAACGACCGCGGCGTGGCCGGCCAACTCGGGTACCGCCATATCGGCGAGATGATGGCACATCATCTACGCATCCCCGATCATCGCCGCCGCATGAACCATATGCGGGCGTTGGCGCAATTCCGTTCACTGCAGGGCGAACTCACCCCGCCCCGCTATGCGGCGTTGGCTGCGGTGGTCGCCGAGGGAGCGGCCGCGCCCGCCCATGTCGATGCTGTTCTCAAAGTACTCAAGAAGATTCCCCGCTCGGTGCCGCTGGACGTCGCCGAGAAGGCCGAGACGATGATGGCCGAATTCGCCCGCACTCTGACCCCCAAACAAATCCTCACGGCCGGAGCCGGACTCCTCGGCCGCATCGACCCCGACGGCACCCTGGCCGACGAGCGTGACCGCGCCCGACGCCGCTCGGTGCTGATCGGCGACCAAGACGATCAGTCGATGAGCGAGATCGAGGGTGCACTCACCCCGAAGGCACGCGCCATGCTCGACGTGATACTCGCGAAGATGGCCGCTCCCGGGATGAACAACCCAGACGACAGCGACTCGCCGCGCGGCGCGACCCTCGACGCCGACATCGACAAGCTGAAAGAGGCCGCCGGCCGCGATCATCGGTCGACCGGCCAACGCAACCACGACGCTCTCGAGGCCCTGTTCCAACTGGTGCTCGACGGTGGGGTACTCGGCAAGAGTCACCGCGGTCTGCCCCCACACATCATCGTCAAGGTCAACGAAGCCGATCTACGCGACCGCGCCGGTTTCGGGCACACCGCGACGGGCACCCAACTACCCATGGCCGACATCATCGAGATGGCCGCCGAGGCGCAGTTCCACCTCGCGGTGTTCAAGGACCACACAGCCGAGCCGTTGTATCTGGGCACCGCCAAACGCTTTGCCAGTCGGGCGCAACGGTTGATGCACTTCGCCCAGGACGGCGGCGGTGGATGTTCGAAACCCGGCTGCTCGAATCCGAGCGCGATCATCGAAATCCATCACGCAGACAAGGATTGGGCCGACGGCGGAACGACCGACATCGACAAGACCGCTCCGGCGTGCCCACCGCACAACCGGATGGTCGGCCCCAAGCCCGGGCAGTGGACCACCCGCATCATCCGCAAAGGTCGTGACGCCGGACGCGCCGGGTGGTCACTGAACCCACTCGACGGCAGCCCACCCGGACCACCCCAAGTCAACCGGGTGCACGAGGTCGGCGAACTGTTCGAACACTACCTACGCACCGGCACGATCAGCGAGGACCCACAAGCCGCCGAACCCGAACCGCCGGTTGCGGCCGCAGCGGTTCAGCGCCAGCCGATCCCCCCGGCGCGAGCGGCCGCGCGTGCTCGACGCCGAAAGCGCAAGCGGCGTCGCACGAGTCACCAGGCCCGACGACGGCTGCTGGCTCGGGTGCGGTAG
- a CDS encoding acyltransferase family protein, whose product MRIPAARTFFDDIAGLRGIAVLLVVLFHAHVPFVTGGFVGVDIFFVISGFLITRLLIREYERTGSLSFKGFYARRARRIIPAAALVIVVSIIGAALTMPLLKVFKQAIDLLAAAAQLANWHFLSQNADYLAGAIDGSLATHFWSLSIEEQLYFLWPLAVFAAAAIASRTALRRVVSMRVAVGIVVGALTLASLIASIRITPTDPATAYMATYTRAWQFGVGGLLAVIAPLFALRRKTPRIAAIVAILMGWLGVAGIIVAATMIDAHTPYPGTAALLPTMAAALVIAAGQLFPASARAPSPQPHTPNLTAGRLLATPPLTFLGRVSYAWYLWHWPAIVLFETVTGASSWPVLLLVSLAALGIATLSTLFFEEPIINNRELRRNTSASISVGITGVVVGLTVTMIAGILTVQIASRDTVANAALSYQSVFGTESGEPAGPVVPNPFQAYDDRPEPHECLIPVGEPSAGVDCTFGPDHGTPVVLFGDSHADHWSEAIRSIGSTHGWRVHQFTKAACPAQNLQPRPGVADPYTQPECAQWRRDALADIQAIEPRIIFVSSLSTYVPDRDDVEAAWDDTLTTLRSTGAKIVYIADTPYPGFQIPDCISGAMDNWHRCDFELDGFTRIEPILDEQARGQSTDILTIGVNDLLCDGNLCFPARNKILFYRDDSHLTATAAEVLEPALVRQLDEARFDYGGR is encoded by the coding sequence GTGCGCATCCCCGCCGCCAGGACCTTCTTCGACGACATCGCCGGCCTGCGCGGCATCGCCGTCCTGCTGGTGGTGCTGTTCCACGCGCACGTGCCGTTCGTCACCGGCGGATTCGTCGGCGTCGACATCTTCTTCGTCATCTCCGGATTCCTGATCACCCGGCTGCTGATCCGCGAGTACGAGCGCACCGGGTCGCTCTCGTTCAAGGGCTTCTACGCACGCCGGGCGCGACGCATCATCCCGGCGGCCGCGCTGGTGATCGTGGTGTCGATCATCGGTGCTGCGCTGACCATGCCGCTGCTCAAAGTCTTCAAACAGGCCATCGACCTGCTCGCGGCCGCCGCACAATTGGCCAACTGGCACTTCCTGTCGCAGAACGCCGACTATCTGGCCGGCGCCATCGACGGCAGCCTCGCCACACATTTCTGGTCGCTGTCGATCGAGGAACAGCTGTACTTCCTCTGGCCGCTGGCGGTGTTCGCCGCCGCCGCCATCGCGTCGAGAACCGCGCTGCGCCGAGTTGTCTCGATGCGCGTCGCGGTGGGCATCGTGGTGGGGGCGTTGACGCTCGCCTCGCTGATCGCCTCGATCCGGATCACCCCGACCGACCCCGCCACCGCCTACATGGCCACCTACACCCGCGCCTGGCAGTTCGGAGTCGGCGGCCTGCTCGCCGTGATCGCACCGCTGTTCGCGTTGCGCCGGAAGACCCCGCGGATCGCCGCGATCGTTGCGATCCTGATGGGTTGGCTCGGCGTCGCCGGCATCATCGTGGCCGCGACGATGATCGACGCGCACACCCCATACCCCGGCACCGCCGCCCTCCTGCCCACCATGGCCGCCGCCCTGGTCATTGCCGCCGGCCAGCTCTTCCCAGCCTCCGCCCGAGCACCTTCCCCCCAACCCCACACCCCCAACCTCACCGCCGGCCGCCTCCTCGCCACCCCACCCCTGACGTTCCTCGGCCGCGTCTCCTACGCCTGGTACCTCTGGCACTGGCCGGCCATCGTCCTCTTCGAAACCGTCACCGGCGCATCGTCGTGGCCGGTCCTGCTGCTGGTATCACTGGCGGCACTCGGCATCGCCACACTCTCGACGCTGTTCTTCGAGGAACCGATCATCAACAACCGCGAGTTGCGCCGCAACACCTCGGCGTCGATCTCGGTCGGCATCACCGGTGTCGTCGTCGGACTCACCGTCACGATGATTGCCGGCATCCTCACCGTGCAGATCGCCAGCCGCGACACCGTCGCCAACGCCGCGCTGAGCTACCAGTCGGTGTTCGGCACCGAGAGCGGTGAGCCGGCGGGACCGGTGGTACCCAACCCGTTCCAGGCCTACGACGACCGCCCCGAACCGCACGAATGTCTGATCCCGGTCGGCGAACCCTCCGCCGGCGTCGACTGCACCTTCGGGCCGGATCACGGCACCCCGGTGGTCCTGTTCGGCGACAGTCACGCCGACCACTGGTCGGAGGCGATCCGCAGCATCGGCTCCACCCACGGTTGGCGTGTTCACCAGTTCACCAAGGCGGCGTGCCCGGCGCAGAACCTGCAACCACGTCCGGGCGTCGCCGACCCGTACACCCAACCCGAGTGCGCCCAGTGGCGGCGGGATGCGCTGGCCGACATCCAGGCGATCGAGCCGCGCATCATCTTCGTGTCGTCGTTGTCGACGTACGTCCCCGACCGCGACGACGTCGAGGCCGCCTGGGACGACACGCTCACCACGCTGCGCTCGACCGGCGCGAAGATCGTCTACATCGCCGACACCCCGTATCCGGGCTTCCAGATCCCCGACTGCATCTCCGGTGCGATGGACAATTGGCACAGGTGCGATTTCGAGCTCGACGGCTTCACCCGGATCGAACCGATCCTCGACGAGCAGGCCCGCGGACAGAGCACCGACATCCTCACCATCGGCGTCAACGACCTGCTGTGCGACGGCAACCTGTGTTTCCCGGCGCGCAACAAGATCCTGTTCTACCGCGACGACTCGCACCTCACCGCCACCGCCGCCGAGGTGCTGGAACCGGCCCTTGTGCGGCAGCTCGACGAGGCGCGGTTCGACTACGGCGGGCGGTAG
- a CDS encoding glycosyltransferase family 2 protein has protein sequence MELVIGGRDSAVEAIADADTEPISVAQRPLSRRKSEAPAPEYDPQAVSPPHSDEVYDYLGPQMRWIQLFLIAAFVLVGWSMFLFATGRPYLWPVFLVLGANVIGTTLSALTGTYRRRVTWRSHQERITDWQTSGSRHPSVDVFLPTCGEGVDILRNTYRHVSAMRWESPLTVYVLDDADRDEVRELAADHGFRYIVRPDRGHLRKAGNLRHAYTVSSGELIVIFDADFCPRPDFLQHLVPYLDDPQVAIAQSPQTFTTTEAMNWIQRTAGATQEFFYRWVLPSRDRIGAANCVGTSAVYRRSALEQVDGFAAIEHSEDLHTGRHLQQAGYEIRYVPVVLSRGLCPSDLAGFLNQQYRWCQGSLSRLRNDHIEAPRRMRVRQWLAHWAGIFYYLTTAMNVFLLFLPGIIMAAVYPDDVQPRQLVPFLLGLWVYVVLFPLVSRSRWRLEVLRVQIAYSFAHTIAIWHKVIGREIDWVPTGAIGKSNALARSISWLGSIALGGSLLAFWGFIIRDVVVYGLADFWMMLGFVIAYTYLTGPLLLEFLRVLVPRLSPLSEQRASPSAAEPAAEVLDGSEKATRPLPTRTEHRPRSTNWNRITAWEVIGYTSAILFIGALALGWFDIMLPWAGA, from the coding sequence ATGGAGTTGGTGATCGGGGGACGCGACTCGGCGGTCGAGGCGATCGCCGATGCGGATACCGAGCCGATCTCCGTCGCTCAACGACCGTTGAGCCGCCGCAAGTCCGAAGCGCCTGCGCCGGAATACGATCCGCAGGCCGTGTCGCCGCCCCACAGCGACGAGGTCTACGACTATCTGGGTCCGCAGATGCGCTGGATCCAGTTGTTTCTGATCGCGGCTTTTGTACTGGTCGGCTGGTCGATGTTTCTTTTCGCCACCGGTCGGCCCTATTTGTGGCCGGTATTCCTTGTGCTGGGCGCAAATGTGATCGGAACCACATTGTCGGCGTTGACCGGAACGTATCGGCGTCGTGTGACGTGGCGGTCGCATCAGGAGCGGATCACTGACTGGCAGACCAGCGGCAGCCGGCATCCGTCGGTCGACGTCTTCCTGCCGACCTGCGGCGAGGGTGTCGACATCCTGCGTAACACCTACCGGCACGTGTCGGCGATGCGGTGGGAGAGTCCGCTGACCGTCTACGTGCTCGACGACGCGGACCGCGACGAGGTGCGCGAACTCGCCGCCGACCACGGATTCCGCTACATCGTGCGCCCCGACCGCGGGCATCTGCGCAAGGCCGGCAACCTGCGCCACGCGTACACGGTCAGTTCGGGCGAGCTGATCGTCATCTTCGACGCCGACTTCTGCCCACGCCCGGATTTCCTGCAGCACCTGGTGCCCTACCTCGACGACCCGCAGGTGGCCATCGCGCAGAGCCCGCAAACGTTCACCACCACCGAGGCGATGAACTGGATTCAGCGCACCGCCGGGGCGACCCAGGAGTTCTTCTACCGCTGGGTGCTGCCGTCGCGCGACCGGATCGGTGCGGCCAACTGTGTCGGCACGTCGGCGGTCTACCGGCGCAGTGCGCTCGAGCAGGTCGACGGGTTCGCCGCGATCGAACACTCCGAGGATCTGCACACCGGCCGGCACCTGCAGCAGGCCGGTTACGAGATCCGGTACGTACCCGTGGTGCTCTCGCGCGGACTGTGCCCGTCGGATCTGGCCGGCTTCCTCAACCAGCAGTACCGCTGGTGCCAGGGTTCGCTGTCACGGCTGCGCAACGACCACATCGAGGCGCCGCGCCGGATGCGGGTGCGGCAGTGGTTGGCGCACTGGGCGGGCATCTTCTACTACCTGACCACCGCGATGAACGTCTTCCTGCTGTTCCTGCCGGGCATCATCATGGCGGCGGTCTATCCCGACGACGTGCAGCCCCGACAGCTCGTGCCGTTCCTGCTGGGGCTGTGGGTGTACGTGGTGCTGTTCCCGCTGGTGTCGCGGTCGCGATGGCGGCTGGAGGTGCTGCGCGTCCAGATCGCCTACAGCTTCGCCCACACCATCGCCATCTGGCACAAGGTGATCGGCCGTGAGATCGACTGGGTGCCCACCGGGGCCATCGGCAAGAGCAACGCGCTGGCGCGATCCATCTCCTGGCTCGGCAGCATTGCGCTGGGCGGCTCGCTGCTGGCGTTCTGGGGGTTCATCATCCGCGACGTGGTGGTCTACGGCCTCGCCGACTTCTGGATGATGCTCGGCTTCGTCATCGCCTACACCTATCTGACCGGCCCGCTGCTGCTGGAATTCCTGCGCGTGCTGGTGCCGCGCCTCTCCCCGCTCTCGGAGCAGCGCGCTTCCCCGTCCGCTGCGGAGCCGGCTGCCGAAGTTCTGGACGGGTCAGAGAAGGCCACCCGACCGCTGCCGACCCGCACCGAGCACCGCCCCCGCTCCACCAACTGGAACCGCATCACTGCCTGGGAGGTGATCGGCTACACCAGCGCGATCCTGTTCATCGGAGCGTTGGCGTTGGGCTGGTTCGACATCATGCTGCCGTGGGCGGGCGCGTGA
- a CDS encoding alpha/beta hydrolase — translation MQRRWRTVAVACVVAVSPMAAACASVDPTAVPASTSSGVAISADARSGRGEVMRTDPGLDTWTAALPADTDINRIVYRSTSGVDGAATAVSGAVFIPSDERRPADGWPLIAYAHGTTGISRDCAPSDRPDMFGDLGAIDDFLRRGYAVVTTDYQGLGIRTGEPAAHPYLEPHTAAYNVVDAVRAARSVEPSIGSQWFAVGRSQGGAAAWATAEQYAAYGDDTGELLGAVAVAPLLDATYLVHNAQDGALTVAQRYLYPLLVQGVAQGSDQVTPGDHLGQGAAGTLSCSSTATALAAQPAPPDEFRAVTPGAADDLMAAVQAYALPRDSTEVPIIAFYGSRDDIIPPDVMQLTLARACGAGDRVLRVRREGQGHSLDPGSMMAKWMSDRLTGQVAPSDC, via the coding sequence GTGCAACGGCGGTGGAGAACGGTGGCGGTGGCCTGTGTGGTCGCCGTGTCGCCGATGGCCGCGGCGTGCGCATCCGTGGACCCGACCGCGGTGCCGGCGAGCACCTCGTCCGGCGTCGCGATCAGCGCGGATGCCCGTTCCGGGCGCGGTGAGGTGATGCGCACCGATCCCGGTCTCGACACCTGGACGGCCGCCCTGCCCGCCGACACCGACATCAACCGGATCGTCTATCGCTCCACGTCGGGCGTCGACGGCGCCGCCACCGCGGTCAGTGGCGCGGTTTTCATACCTTCGGATGAACGACGCCCCGCCGACGGGTGGCCGCTGATCGCCTACGCACACGGCACCACCGGCATCAGCCGCGATTGCGCACCGTCGGACCGGCCGGACATGTTCGGCGATCTCGGCGCCATCGACGACTTCCTGCGTCGCGGCTACGCCGTGGTGACCACCGACTATCAGGGCCTGGGTATCCGCACCGGCGAGCCCGCCGCGCACCCCTACCTGGAACCGCACACGGCGGCCTACAACGTCGTTGACGCGGTCCGCGCGGCACGGTCCGTCGAGCCGTCGATCGGATCGCAGTGGTTCGCGGTCGGCCGATCACAGGGCGGCGCGGCGGCGTGGGCGACCGCCGAGCAGTACGCGGCCTACGGCGACGACACCGGCGAGCTGCTCGGGGCGGTGGCGGTGGCGCCGTTGCTGGATGCGACGTATCTGGTCCACAACGCCCAGGACGGGGCGTTGACGGTGGCGCAACGCTACCTCTATCCGCTGCTGGTGCAGGGCGTGGCGCAGGGCTCCGACCAGGTCACCCCGGGCGATCACCTCGGGCAGGGCGCCGCAGGCACGCTGTCGTGCTCGTCGACGGCCACGGCGTTGGCCGCCCAGCCCGCCCCGCCTGACGAGTTCCGGGCCGTCACGCCGGGTGCCGCCGACGATCTGATGGCCGCCGTGCAGGCCTACGCGTTGCCCCGGGACTCCACCGAGGTGCCGATCATCGCGTTCTACGGCAGCCGCGACGACATCATCCCGCCCGACGTAATGCAACTCACACTTGCGCGTGCGTGCGGCGCCGGAGACCGTGTTCTGCGGGTCCGCCGTGAGGGGCAAGGACATTCGCTGGACCCCGGTTCGATGATGGCGAAGTGGATGAGCGACCGCCTCACCGGACAGGTCGCGCCGAGCGACTGCTGA
- a CDS encoding isopenicillin N synthase family dioxygenase produces MPEVFPPVVDLSLPDAPAQIDRVCRDVGFFQVVEHGIEQSLTDSVFDVADRFFGLPLSAKLPWSSDSPEVERGYSAKGTEGLGYTLDLEQPPDLFEALTFGREVLPDDSAFHTTEHSFFAPNIWPTEPTELRSTMLAYWDAAQAVVHRITGLMATGLDLDPDYFEPFTDKAVEAVRINYFEGRPGDKAATNQFGIGPHTDYGIVTVLLTDQEPALQVYTDSGEWRYVTPVPGALVVNVGDLLSRWTNDRWRSTLHRVVPVLTTDNSVRRRRSVPFFHEGNFDALIECLPTCVSDDNPARYGPIRGGEHVHAKTMSGRLLEAAGAESTLGDRAQGLTT; encoded by the coding sequence ATGCCAGAAGTCTTTCCTCCCGTTGTGGATCTGTCCTTGCCCGATGCACCCGCCCAGATCGATCGCGTGTGCCGCGACGTCGGCTTCTTCCAAGTCGTCGAGCACGGCATCGAGCAGTCATTGACGGATTCCGTGTTCGACGTGGCCGACCGGTTCTTCGGCCTGCCCTTGTCGGCGAAGCTGCCGTGGTCGTCGGATTCTCCTGAGGTCGAGCGTGGATACTCAGCCAAGGGAACCGAGGGACTCGGGTACACCCTCGATCTGGAACAACCGCCAGATCTGTTCGAGGCCTTGACTTTCGGTCGTGAAGTACTTCCCGACGATTCTGCATTCCACACGACCGAACACAGTTTCTTCGCTCCCAACATCTGGCCGACCGAACCCACGGAGTTGCGGTCGACGATGCTGGCCTACTGGGATGCGGCGCAAGCCGTTGTCCATCGGATCACCGGCTTGATGGCAACTGGACTGGACCTCGATCCCGACTACTTCGAGCCGTTCACCGACAAGGCGGTCGAGGCGGTGCGGATCAACTACTTCGAGGGCAGGCCGGGCGACAAGGCGGCGACGAACCAATTCGGCATCGGTCCGCACACCGACTACGGCATAGTGACCGTGCTCCTGACCGATCAGGAACCCGCTCTACAGGTGTACACCGATTCGGGGGAATGGCGTTATGTCACGCCGGTGCCTGGTGCGCTGGTCGTCAACGTGGGTGATCTGCTGTCGCGGTGGACCAATGACCGTTGGCGGTCGACGCTGCACCGCGTCGTGCCGGTTCTGACGACCGACAACTCGGTGCGGCGCCGGCGTTCGGTCCCGTTTTTCCACGAGGGCAATTTCGATGCGCTCATCGAGTGCCTCCCCACCTGCGTCAGTGACGACAACCCTGCCCGGTACGGGCCGATCAGGGGCGGTGAGCACGTTCACGCCAAGACGATGTCGGGCCGGTTGCTCGAGGCGGCCGGCGCGGAGTCGACTCTCGGCGATCGAGCCCAGGGGTTGACCACCTGA